In Rubrivirga marina, the following are encoded in one genomic region:
- the sucC gene encoding ADP-forming succinate--CoA ligase subunit beta: MKVHEYQAKEILAEHGVAVQRGIVANTVEEAVEAAETMAKDGVDQFVVKAQIHAGGRGKGGGVKFSPTVDDVRSNAEKILGMHLKTPQTGPEGQEVKKILVTAAEDIAHEYYVGVTLDRAKGMDVIMASTEGGVEIEEVAEENPDKIVKVWVDPSIGLRPYQVNEIASKLGFEGSALKEAKTFVAALYKAYRAADATIAEINPLVRTDDGRVVALDAKINLDDNALYRHKDLADMRDEAEEDPLEVEAGKHHLNYIKLDGNVGCMVNGAGLAMGTMDLIKLAGGEPANFLDVGGTASAETVEAGFRIILSDPNVKAILVNIFGGIVRCDVVAQGVIEAAQNIDLSVPLIVRLQGTNAEEGMALLKNSGLPIESAILLQEAADKVTAALNA, from the coding sequence TCGCCGTCCAGCGCGGCATCGTCGCCAACACGGTCGAGGAGGCCGTCGAGGCGGCCGAGACGATGGCGAAGGACGGCGTCGACCAATTCGTCGTCAAGGCCCAGATCCACGCCGGCGGGCGCGGCAAGGGCGGCGGCGTCAAGTTCTCGCCGACCGTGGACGACGTGCGGAGCAACGCCGAGAAGATCCTCGGCATGCATCTGAAGACGCCGCAGACCGGGCCCGAGGGCCAGGAGGTCAAGAAGATCCTCGTGACGGCGGCCGAGGACATCGCCCACGAGTACTACGTCGGCGTGACGCTCGACCGCGCCAAGGGGATGGACGTCATCATGGCCTCGACCGAGGGCGGCGTCGAGATCGAGGAGGTCGCCGAGGAGAACCCCGACAAGATCGTCAAGGTGTGGGTCGACCCGTCGATCGGCCTCCGGCCGTACCAGGTCAACGAGATCGCGTCGAAGCTCGGGTTCGAGGGCTCCGCGCTGAAGGAGGCCAAGACGTTCGTCGCCGCGCTCTACAAGGCGTACCGCGCCGCCGACGCCACGATCGCCGAGATCAACCCGCTCGTCCGCACCGACGACGGCCGCGTGGTCGCGCTCGACGCCAAGATCAACCTCGACGACAACGCGCTCTACCGGCACAAGGACCTCGCCGACATGCGCGACGAGGCCGAGGAGGACCCGCTCGAGGTCGAGGCCGGCAAGCATCACCTCAACTACATCAAGCTCGACGGGAACGTCGGCTGCATGGTCAACGGCGCCGGGCTGGCGATGGGGACGATGGACCTCATCAAGCTGGCGGGCGGCGAGCCGGCCAACTTCCTCGACGTCGGCGGGACGGCGTCGGCGGAGACGGTCGAGGCCGGCTTCCGGATAATCCTGTCGGACCCGAACGTGAAGGCGATCCTCGTCAACATCTTCGGCGGGATCGTCCGGTGCGACGTCGTCGCGCAGGGCGTGATCGAGGCGGCGCAGAACATCGACCTGTCGGTGCCGCTCATCGTCCGGCTCCAGGGCACGAACGCTGAGGAGGGCATGGCGCTGCTCAAGAACTCGGGGCTCCCGATCGAGAGCGCGATCCTGCTCCAGGAGGCCGCCGACAAGGTGACGGCCGCGCTCAACGCGTAG